In Pseudoxanthomonas sp. SE1, the genomic stretch TCACGCCCGGCACCAGCCAGATCGAAAGCGTCGCCAGTGCGCTGCCGATCACCGTCGCTGCCAGGACATCGCTGGGGTAGTGCAGGCCCAGCACCACGCGCGAGACCGCCACGCAGGCCGCGAACGGGATCAGCAAAGGCGCCAGTACCGGGTAATGCGCCAGCGCCACGATGGTGAATGCGACCGCATGCAGCGTATGCCCGGACGGGAAGCTGAACTCGTCCAGCGGCGCGATCCATGCGCGGATGCGCACGTCCGACGCGAACGGACGGGGTCGCTTCGTCCAGCGCTTCAATGCCTTGTACAGCGTCAACGCGATCACACCGGTCGCCGCCAGGTGCGCCGATGCCGCCAGCCCGTCCATGCCATCGGCGACGATCAGCGCGGCCATCAGCACGTACCAGAACACGCCATCGCCCAGTCGGCTGACAAGGGCGAAGAAGCGGCGCACGCCGTTCCATTCGCCCCAGCGATTGGCCAGCAGGCACCAGCCGGTGTCCCGGCCGATGAGGGGATTACGCGGCAGCAACGGACGCATGGTGGCTTCTCCGTGTCAGGGCGAGGTCGGTCAGCAGGGCATCGAAATCGGCGGACACCTGGTCGGGATGCAGCGCGCGCATCGCGTCGCTGGCGGCGTCGCCCATGGCGCGGCGCGCCGGGGCATCACCCGCCAACCGCAAGGCCGCGGAGATGAAGCCGTCGTCGCTGTCGACGGCGGCGCCGTGCATGCCATCCACCAGATGCTCGCGCGCGGCACCGTAGTTGAACGCCACCGTCGGCACACCGCTGGCCATCGCTTCCAGCGTCACGTTGCCGAAGGTTTCGCTGTGGCTGGAAAACAGGAACAGGTCGCCGCTGGCGAAGTGCCGCGCCAGCGCGTCGCCACGCTGCACGCCGCAGAAGATGAAGTCCGGATGCTCCTGCGCGAGCCGCGCGCGGATCGGGCCATCGCCCACCCAAACGAACTTCGCGGTCGGATGCTGCTGCCGGATCGCCTCGAAGGCCCGGATCGACAGGTCCAGGTTCTTCTCCGCTGCGATGCGGCCCACGTAGATCACCGCCAGGTCGTCCGGCTGCAGGCCCCACTGCGTACGCAGGCGGTCATCACGCCGCGCGGGGCTGAAGTGCTGCGCGTCCACCGCCCGCGCCAATCGCACCACATGCCGGAAGCCCTGCGACTGCAGGAAGTCGGCCAGTTCGCGCGTCGGCACCAGCGTGGCGTCCGCGTCATTGTGGAAGCGGCGCATCCAGCGCAGCGCAGTGTGTTCGAGGAAGCGCGCGCCATAGTCGCGCATGTATTCGTCGAAGCGCGTGTGGAAGCCGGTGGCCACCGGAATGCCCAGCCGGCGCGCGGCGCGCACGGCAGACCACCCCAGCGGGCCTTCCGTGGCCACGTAGATCGCGTCCGGCGGGGACTGCCTCCACTGCGCCAGCAGGCGCCGGGTGGCGGGCAGGCCGAATCTCAGTCCGGGATAGCGCGGCAGGCTGGTGCCGCGCACGAGCAGCGTTTCATCCGCCGCACCGGCATCGCCCGCCTGCCGTGGGCGTACCAGCGATACCGCGTGCCCACGCTGGCGCAGGCCGGTTTCCAGCCCCTGCACGGTGAGGGCGACGCCGTTGACCTCCGGCGGATAGGTCTCGGTGACAATGGCAAAGCGCATGCGCAGCTCCACGTTTTGCGCATGCTGAGGGCGGGAGATGTAGCGTGTATTGCAGCGCGGTTACCGGCACATGACGCGGCAGGAAGAACGCCCCTCAGCGCATCTTCGGCCTGCCTGAGCGACGCCCGCCCGTGGCCGCCTCGCGCAGCAGATGCCGGAACCGTGGGCATTCGAGGTGGCTGGGCGCGGAGCAGGCCGCAGCGTGGCGCAGTCCGTCGCGCATGGCAGTCAGGCGCAGGATCATCGCGTCCAGTTCCCGCGCCTTCGCGCGCAGGCTGCGGCGATCGATATCGGGCCGGCCGTCGGCGCCGAACATCGCGGCGATTTCGTCGAGCGAAAACCCAGCCGTTTGCCCCAGGGCGATCAGCGCCAGGCGTTCCAGCACGTCCGGATCGAAGGTGCGGCGCAGGCCATGGCGTCCGATCGATGCGATCAGTCCTTTCTGCTCGTAGTAGCGCAGTGTGGATGCGGGTAAGCCGGACCGTTTCGCGACCTCGCCGATGTCCATCACGACCCCGCTTGACTTGAAGTTGACTTGAAGTGGCATCGTGCACGCCATGGTCGTGCGGCGCAAGCGTGCGCCGCGCCTTCAATCTGGGAGACCGCTATGGATTACCTGACCTGCACGCTGCTCGTCGGCATCGGCGCCACGCTCGCGATGGATGCCTGGGGCCTGCTGCGACGCGCGCTCTTTGGCGTGCCTGTCGCCGACTATGCCCTGGTGGGCCGTTGGCTGGGCCACATGCGGGCGGGCCGTTTCCGCCATGACGCCATCGCCCGCAGCGCCTCCGTCCGCGGCGAACGGACGCTGGGCTGGTGTGCGCACTACCTGACCGGCATCGCCTTTGCTGGAGTGCTTCCCCTGGTCTGGGGTGTTGCGTGGCTGCGTGACCCTACGCCGGGGCCGGCACTCCTGGTGGGACTGGTCACCGTCGCCGTTCCGTTCCTGCTGATGCAGCCCGGTATGGGCGCCGGCGTCGCGGCGTCCAGAACGCCGCGTCCCGGCATCGCGCGTATGCACAGCCTGCTGAACCACCTGATGTTCGGCGCTGGGCTCTATCTGTCGGCGTTGCTCGTACGTCCGTTCTTTTCCTTCTGATCCCATTCTTCCAACAGAAGTCCTGCATGCGTATTCCCGCCCGTTTCGCGCCGTTGCTGTTCGGTGCGCTGCTGTCCGCCATCATGGTGTCGTTGGTGTCCGCGTTCGTGCTGCTGGTCAACCAGGGGCTGCACGCGGGCTTCCTGGCAATCTGGGCGCGCAGCTGTGCCACGACGTGGCCGGTGGCCTTCGTCGCCGTCACCCTGCTGGCGCCGTGGGTGCGTCGGATCGTCGCGAGGCTGACGGCCTGATTCTTCAGCGGGTGAAGGCCGCCATCAGGCCGCGCGCTGTCCCCGTGCCGCCAACCGATGCCCCAGCCACGCCATCGGCAGGTAGGCGAACACCAGGTCCACCACGGTGAACCAGGGCGGTGAGGGCAGCATGGCGACGGCTGCGATGCCGCCCATCAGGAAGCAGGCGCCGACCACCCACGCCGGGCCGCGCGTGCGCCCGGGTGTCGCGAGCGTGGCGACGAAGGCCCCCACCAGCGTGCCGACCGCATGGGCCAGGAAGGGGAACAGGAAATGCTTCGGTTCGAACAGCGGCATCGCCGCCTTCAGGCCTTCCGTGGTGGTGGTATCGACACCTGCCGGCAGCGGAATGACATGCCCGCTGAGCATGACCAGCCCCATGTTGACGATGCTGCCGACGAACAGCCCGGCGATGACCGCCAGGATCAAACGGATCACACGCTTCATGACAACCTCCGGCAAGGATGCGAGGGATTGCCGGTCGGCGTGGGGCCGGCCGTGGCTGGGGCGACTATAGCCGAGCCTGTCCTGGTCATGGGACATGCGTGTGGACGTCGGCGTTGACGCCACTTCCCTGGGGGCGCCAGCGTCACCACGCGAATCCTTCCTTCCAGTCGCTCCGCGGCAGCCACGTCGTCTGGTCCGTCGATGCTGCCTGACGCCACGCTGCGCGCCACCATCGGTTCGATGTCCGAGAACCGCATCGCGCGCGCGCCGATCCTGGCGCCGATCAGGTTGTTGTGGATGTCCATGGCGTTGGAGCGCCTGCCGCGCCGTTCCATCACGCCGTTGACCAGGCCGACAGCGCGCGCATCGAGCGTGTAGGCCACCACGGCGCTGGCGAGCGTGTGCCGGTAAGCATCCAGCGGACCGTGGCGGCCACCCGGGAGCGGGCTTTGCAGGACGTGGGACCAGGTGTAGGTCAGGACGAAGGCGGGGTAGGCTGTCAGGAGCATTCCAATCAGTACGAGCCCGGTCCGCCACCGACGTTTTCGTTTCAGCGGCTGCATCGGCACTCCGGAAGGCGTCGCCGCATCAAAGGCCATGCGGCTCGACCACCACCGCTGTGCCGTAGCACAGCACTTCGGTCAGGCCGGCCATCACGTCGGTGGCGTCGTAGCGGACGGCGATGATCGCGTTGGCGCCCAACTGGCGCGCGTGCTGCAGCATGTCGCGGTAGGTCTCGTCGCGGGCCTGCTCGCACAGTTCGGTATAGATGGTGATGTTGCCGCCGAACAGCGACTGCAATCCGCCCAGGAAATTACCGACGATCGAGCGCGACCGTACCGTGATGCCGCGCACCAGGCCCAGATTGCGGACGATGCGGTAGTCCGGCAGTTCCAGTGCCGTGGTGACCATGGCGTCGTTCAGGGGTGAAGCCGCCGGACGCGTTGCCGGGGAGTTGTAGGGATCCGTCACGCGTTCTTCCTGTGGTGGTGCCGGGCGCCGGATGCCGGTGGCACGGGTCGGGGTCGGCGGATCGGGACCCATCCCCGCTCAAGTCCAGTTCCAGTTTCCGCTGGCATCGGATCGTTGTCGGGCGGTCGATTTCTTCGAAAGATCATGCATTCGCACCCTCCGCGGTGGAAAACAGCTTGAAGAAGTAGCCGGCCTCGTGCCAGTGCGGATCGGCATGCATCCGATACTCCCACGGCCTGGTGTGCGGCTTGTTGGCGAGTATGGATTGCAGGGTATCGTTCGCCTGTTCGGGGTCGTGCACTCGGAAGGACAACTGCCTGAGGCCGCCCCAAGTGCTGCGCGCCAGGAATAGTGCGTTGTTGCCCTCGATGGCCTTTTCGATGCTGTCGCCGATCTCGAAGAGAAGCGCGCTTTCTTCCGGGGTCGGCATGCCCTGGTCGGCGAGATGCGTGGCGTGGATGCTGATCTCGAGGTGCCAGGGGAATATGTCCAGATGCAGGAACGTCAACAACGCGTCATTGACGACAATGACTTCTGGAAGATCGCTGCGCATGGCGTCGAAGAGCGTGTAGTGCGCTTCCGGGAGAACGATGCGGACGTACTGGTCTGCCATGGATGCCGGACACCTCGATCACGTCATGGACTGCATTCTGACAGGGACGATGAGGCGAGGTCAGGATGAAACCAGCGATTGCGCGGCGCCATTGCTGGCGCCTATCTCGCCGATGGTCGCGAGATCGATTCCCTCGATGCACGCCAGGTTGTATCCGTATTCTGTCGGGACGCTGCGGCGTCGGTGATGCGTGTAGATGCCACAGAGGCTGCAGAAATAGTGCCTGGCGATCTTCGTGTTCCACTGGTACACGCTGAGCTTGTCCTCGCCGCGCGTGATGCGCAATCGGTCCAGGGTGACGCCCGCCATGATGGCGCCCCGGCGACTGCACATTGAGCAGTTGCAACGGCGTATGTTCTCGTGGCCATTGACCAGGTCCACCTCGAACTCGACCGCCTTGCAATGGCAGGTTCCTTTGACGGTCTGCGGGGTGATCACCGGTACGTCCTCGTTGTGGTCTGGCCGGAGGATCGGCCGTGATGGAAGATCATATGTGTGAGCGCCCGCCGGCATGCAATCTCGACGAGAGGGGCTGTCTCACGGCACGCGCTCGCCGCGCGCAGCGGTGAACAATGCGTACCATGCTTCCCGGCTCAGCTCGACGCCGTCGGCGGCGCAGCAGGCCGCCAGGCGAACCGGGTCGGTGGTGCCGACGATGGGTTGGATGCCGGCGGGGTGGCGCAGCAGCCAGGCGAGTTGGATCGCTTCCGGCGTGACGCCTTTCTCTTCCGCCAGATGGCGAAGCAGCTGGGACGTCTGGCGGATCACCGGATCGGCGAACTCCGAGGCCGTTGCGAACTTGCCGCCGGCCAGCGGCGACCACGCCTGCACGCGGATATCGTGCAGGCGGCAGTAGTCCAGCGTGCCGGCTGCTGCCGCATAGGCATGGCCGGTGGTGTTGGTGACCACGCCGTCGTCGATCAGGTGATGGTGCAGCAGGCTGACTTCCAGCTGATTGGCCATCAGTGGCTGCCGCACATGCCTGCGCAGCAGCGCGATCTGTCCGGCGGTGTGGTTGCTCACGCCGAAATGGCGCACCTTGCCGGCGGCATGCAGGTCGTCGAACGCGCGTGCGACCTCTTCCGGCTCCACCAGCGCATCCGGACGGTGCAGCAGCAGGACATCCAGGTGCTCCACGCCCAGTCGCGTGAGGCTGCCATGGACGGATGCGACGATGTGCGCATGACTGGAATCGTAGCGTCCCGGGGTGCCCGCCGGATCGTCGGCGAAGCGGATGCCGCACTTCGACTGCAGCACCATGCGCTGGCGCAGGCCGGGTGAGGCACGCAGCACGTCGCCGAACACCTGTTCGGACTTGCCGCGGGCATAGATGTCGGCATGGTCGAACAGGGTGATGCCATGGGCCAGCGCGGTTTCGACCAGGCGCTGCGCCAGGCGGCGCTCGTCGGCGGTCACGGGCGTGCTGTCCCACGCACGACTCAACTGCATGCAGCCGTAGGCGATGCGGGATACCGGCAGGTCCTGGGCGAGGAAAATGGTCTTCATCGTGTGCGTGCGAAGGGGGGAAGCGGCATCATGCCAGAGCGTCGTCGCGCTTCAGTTGCGTTGACGCTCGGCGATGAGTTTCTGCGAGAGCGCCTCGACCTCCAATGGTCGCGCCAGGTAATAGCCCTGCACATCATCCACACCCAGCGCCTGCAATGCGGCCAGTTCCGAGGCCGTCTCCACGCCTTCGGCGACCACGCGGGACTGCGTCTGGCGTGCGAACTCGATCAGTGCCGCGGCCAGCGCTCGCCGCGGTGAATCGGTGTCGATGCCTCGCGTGAGGGTCAGGTCCAGCTTGATGATGTCCGGATGGATGGCCAGCACGTGCCGCATGCTGGCGTAGCCCGCGCCGGCGTCGTCCACCGCCACGCGCACGCCGGCCTCGCGGAGCGGCGCCAGCCGTTCGTTGAGCAGCGTGTAGTCGTCGACCAGCGAATGTTCGGTGATTTCCAGCACCACGCGATGCGGGTCCAGATCGTCGATATAGCCGTCGATACCGCCGCTGATGACGGTCTGCGGCGAGACGTTCAAGGCCACGTAGAAATCGCCCTGGACATCGCGGAGCCCATCCAATGCCGAGAGGATGGCATTCAGTTCCAGGCGCACGCCCAGGCCGATCTCGCTGGCTTCGGCGAACCACACGTCCGGCGGGCGGCGCGGTTCCAGGTCGAAGCGCGACAGGCACTCCACGCCGATGATGCGGCGTTCGCTGCTGCGGTATATGGGCTGGTACACCATGTGCGGTTGGCCCAGCTCCAGCACCGAGGTGATGCGCTCCACCTTCTCCTCGTGTTCCTGCACGGCGTGCAGGTCGCCGTCGATCTGGTAGGCCAGCAGGTCGGCGAAGGCGCGCATCATGTGCAGGTCGCGCTGGCCCAGCGAGAGGTTGGGCGACAGGCTGAAGCAGCAGAAGGTGCCGTAGATGCGTCCGTCGCGCAGCTGGATGGGGACGCTGATGTGCGCGCCGATCGGAAGGTCGCGCGTTTCGGGCACGCGTTCCAGCAGGGGAATGGCGGCGGTGTCGGGAATCAGCTGCGGGATGCTGCCTTCGACCACCCGCATGCAGTAGCCCTCGTCGAGCGGGCTGGAATCGCCGGGCAGGATGGGCGCGCGGTCGAGCCGGGTGGCGACATGACGGAACACGCGGTGGCTGCCGTGGAACTCGCTGACGAAGGCCACGTCCATGTCGAGGTGGCGGCGGACGGCATCCAGCAGGCGATCCACATTGCGGCCGATGGCGATGGCTCCCGGTCCGCCTTCAAGCCATGCGTCCGTCAACGCAGCTTCGGGCACTCCTCGATCGATCACGGCTTCCTCCTGAATGCACGTACGCGACGAATCCTCGGCCTTCGGACACGCTCCCGCCGCAAGGGCGCACGGGAGGATGGCGTGGAGGAGTGGGGATGGGCCACGCCGCGGATCCGGGGCGGGTCCGAGTGTAACCTCAAGTCACACGGCAGGGGTGCGTGGGCCTTTCACGCCACGAAGGGCTTGAACGCCACGCCCAGGCCCTGCATGTCTTCGGGCTCGCCGACCAGGTCCGAGCGCAGCAGCGGGCGTGCGTCGATCCATTTCTTGCTGACCACCAGGTCGAGACGGTCGCCGTTCGCGGTCAGGTCCAGGCGCGGGATGGCTTCGGCATCGTGCGAGCGATGCAGCAGCACCGCCAGCCGCAGCAGCGCAGCCTTGCGCTTGGCGCTCAGCAGCAGGCGGTCGGGCAGGGCATCGAAGGCCATTTTCGGCACGCCACGCCGGTGGGTGCGCACCAGCGCGGACAACACCTGCTGCTCCTGGCGCGAGAAGCCTTCGATGTCGGAATGCTCCAGCAGGTAAGCCCCGTGCACGTGGTACTGGCTGTGCGCGATGGCCAGGCCGATCTCGTGCAGGCGCGCGGCCCAGCCGAGCATCCGCGCGTCGTCGTCGTCCAGACTCCAGCTCTGCTCCACCTGTTCGAACAGGCGCATCGCGGTGGCTTCCACGCGCGCGGCCTGGAATTCGTCGATGCCGTAACGCTGCATCAGCGCCGCCGTGGAAAGGTCGCGCGGATCGTTGTCGCTGCCGCGGCCCAGCATGTCGAACAGGATGCCTTCGCGCATGGCGGCCTTGCTGACCATCAGGCGCTGCAGTCCCAGCGCTTCGAAGGCCGCCTCCAGCACCAGGACGCCACCGGCGATGATCGGTCGGCGGTCGCTGGACAGGCCGGGCAGGTCGATGTCCTCGATGCGGTCTGCCTGCAGCAGCTTGTCGCGCACCTGTGGCAGCGCTTCGGCGGTCACCGCGCCCTTGGTCAGCTTCATCGCCGCGCAGATGTCGCCGATGGCCTTGTTGGTGCCGGATGAGCCGATGGCTTCCTGCCAGCCCAGGTTGCGGTACAGGCCGGCGAACTGCTGGAACTCGGCGCCGATCTCGGTGAGCGCTTCCTTCCAGCGCTTGCGCGACAGCTTGCCACCGGGGAAGAAGCGCCGTGTGCTGGCGATGCAGCCCGCCTGGAGGCTTTCGCGTTCCAGCGTTTCGAAGCCACGGCCGATGATGAATTCCGTCGAGCCACCGCCGATGTCGATCACCAGCCGGCGCTGGCTGGATTTCGGCGGCTGCGCGTGCGCGACGCCGAGGTAGATCAGGCGCGCTTCTTCGCGGCCCGACACCACTTCGATGGGTTTGCCGAGTGCGGCTTCCGCAGCGACCAGGAAATCCTGCGGGTCGCGCAGTTGCCGCACGGTATTGGTGGCCAGCGCGCGCACACGCGCGGCGGGGATGTCGCGGATGCGCTGGCCGAAGCGCGACAGGCAATCGAGGGCACGCTGGCGGGCCGCGGCGGACAGTCCGCCCTTCCCGTCCAGGCCGTCCGCCATGCGCACGGTCTCGCGCAGCCGGTCCACCACGCGCAGCTGCCCCAGCAGTGAGCGCGCCACCACCATGTGGAAGCTGTTGGAGCCCAGGTCGATCGCGGCCAGCAGGTCCCCGTCCTGGAGCGGCGGGGAGGTGGAGGAGGTCAGGGGCGCCATGCGATCAGTTTAACGGGTGCGGGCATGCAATGTGTCGACGCGATGGTGCGACGCAGGCGAGCGTTGTCGCCTCACACCTTCGCCAGCAGCGTGCCCTGTGCCGAGTGCGGCGCCTCATCGCCCGGTGTCAGCTTGACGTAGCTTCCGTCCGCCTGCAGTTCCCACGCGTTGCAGTTGTCGTCCAGGTAGTTCTGCAGGCCGTCCTTGAACACGCGCGCGGCGAGCTCCTTGTCGAGGATCGGGAAGCAGGTCTCCACGCGGTGCAGCAGGTTGCGTTCCAGCCAGTCGGCGCTGGCGCAGTACAGTTCCGGCGCGCCGTCGTTGCCGAACCAGTAGATGCGGCTGTGCTCGAGGAAACGCCCGACGATGGACCGCACGCGGATGTTGTCGGAGATGCCGGGCACGCCGGGGCGCAAGGCGCAGGCGCCGCGCACGATCAGGTCGATCCGCACGCCCGCCTGCGATGCCGCATACAGGGCGCGGATGATGCGTGGTTCGTTGATGGCATTGATCTTGGCGATGATGCGCGCAGGCTTGCCGGCCTTTGCGAGCCTGGCCTCGCGTTCGATCTTCTTGATAAGGCCCGGGTGCAGGGTGAAGGGCGATTGCAGCAGGCGCTTGAGCTTGGTGGTAGGGGCCAGGCCGGAAAGCTGCTGGAACAGCAGGTGCACGTCTGTGCCGATATCCGGGTCGCTGGTCAGCAGGCCGATGTCGGTATACGCGCGCGCCGTGCCGCTGTGGTAGTTGCCTGTGCCCAGGTGCACGTAGCGGCGCAGCTTGCGGCCTTCGCGGCGCACGATCAGCAGCATCTTGGCGTGGGTCTTGTAGCCCACTACGCCATAGACGACCTGCGCGCCGGCTTCCTGCAGCTTGTCCGCCACGCCGAGGTTGGCGTCCTCGTCGAAGCGCGCACGCAGTTCCACCACCACGGTGACGTCCTTGCCATTGCGCGCCGCCTGCACCAGCGCCTCGACCAGGGCCGAGTCCTTGCCGGTGCGGTACAGCGTCTGCTTGATGGCCAGCACATCGGGATCGACGGCGGCCTGCTTGACCACTTCGAGCACGGCCGCGAACGAATCGAACGGGTGGTGCAGCAGCACGTCGCCATCGGCGACCTTCTCGAAGATCGCATCGCTGTCGCGCAGCGTGCGCGGGGTGAAGGCCGGATACTTCAGTTCCGGGCGCTGCACCAGGTCGTAGACCTGGATCACGCGGTTGAGGTTGACCGGCCCGTTGATCGGGTACACCGCATGTTCCGGCAGGGCGAAGTTCTGCAGCAGCTGCCGCACGATGGGCTTGGGGCAGTCATGGGCGATCTCCAGCCGCACGGCCGGCCGGTAGCCGCGGCCCACCAGTTCGTCACGCAGGGCCAGCGCCAGGTTCTCCACTTCCTCTTCGTCGACCACGACCTCGGAGTTGCGGGTCACGCGGAACTGGTAGGAACCCTTGACCTCCATGCCCGGGAACAGCTCATCGACGAACACCGACAGCACCGACGACAGCAGGACGAAGTCGTTCTCGCCGCCGGACACGCGCTGCGGCAGGTGGATGATGCGGGGCAGCGAACGCGGCGCGCGGACGATGGCGAGGTGGCCGGCACGGCCGAACGCATCCTTGCCCTTCAGCACCACCACGATGTTGAGCGACTTATTGAGGATCTTGGGGAACGGATGCGCCGGGTCCAGGCCCAGTGGCGACAGCACCGGCATGATCTCGTTGCGGAAATAGGCGCGCAGCCAGCGCTTCTGGCGCGCGTTCCAGCTGTCGCGACCGAACACGCGTACGCCGGCTTCGGCCAGGCCGGGGCGCAGCACGTCGTTCCAGCACTTGTACTGCGCATCCACCAGTTCGGCGGCGCGGTCGTGGATCTTGTTGAGCACGGTGGCCGGGCTCATGCCATCCGCGCCGGGCGGCAGGCCGAAATCCAGCGCATGGCGCACGGTGGCCGCGCGGATCTCGAAGAACTCGTCCAGGTTGGTGCACGAGATGCACAGGAACCGCAGGCGCTCCAGCAGCGGCACCGACGGATCCTGGGCTTGCGCCAGCACGCGGAAGTTGAAGTCCAGTTGGGACAGTTCCCGGTTGAGGTAGAGCGCCGGGTCGCGCAGCGCGTCTTCGCCGGTCGCGGGGGCAGGCGTCGTGTCCAGGGCGGCGTTCATGCGGTCTGGCTGTCCGTGATGATGGGGGTGGGAGCGTCGAGGCGCGGCTCCACGCGTTCGGCGCCGAAGTGGATGGAGAACAGGCTGCCCTGGCCCACCTCGCTCTCGATTTCGAGGCGCGCCTGGTGCAGGTTCAGCACATGCTTGACGATCGACAGGCCCAGGCCGGTGCCGCCGCTTTCGCGCGAGCGGCTGGTGGACACGCGGTAGAAGCGCTCGGTGATGCGCGGCAGGTGCGAGGTCGGGATGCCGTAGCCGGTATCGCGCACGCTCAGCACGGCGCCGTCGCCCTCGCGCGCGAAGCGCACGGTGATCGTGCCGCCGACCGGCGTATAGCGCACTGCGTTGCTGACCAGGTTGGAGAACGCGCTGTGCAGTTCCTTGTTGGAACCGGACAGGTCGACGTTCGCCTCGTCCTGCATGACGATGGTGTGGCGTCGCTGGCTGAGGGCCTCGGCTTCGCGCCGCAGCGTGGCCAGCATCGGCGCCATGGCCACGTTCTCGTCGGGCAGGCTGTCCTGCGCTTCCAGCCGGGACAGCGTCAGCAGGTCTTCCACCAGCTGCGTCATGCGCTGCGACTGCTTCTGCATTTCGGCCAGCATCGGCGCCCAGTCCGGATACTCGGTCGGCTCCAGCATGTCCAGGTAGCCATGCACGACGGTCAACGGCGTGCGGAGTTCATGCGAAACGTTGGCGACGAAATCACGGCGCATCTGCTCCAGTCGCAGCATCTTGCTGACGTCGCGCGCCACCAGCAGCCAGTACTCGTCGGAATAGGGGATCAGCCGCAGGTTGAGGCGCAGGTTCGGGTCCACCGGCGAGGCGGCGTCGAGCATCGGTTCGGCATTGCGGCCGGCGGCCAGCCAGTGCGACATCGGCAACGGCTGCAGGCGATCACCGACCGGGGCGCCGATGTCCGCCGGGTACTGCAGGCCGAGCAGGCTGGTGGCGGCCTTGTTGAACCACTGCACGCGCTGGCTGTTGCGTTCCACCACCACGACCGCATCCGGCAGCGCGGCGGCAGCGGCGCGGTAGGCGCGCAGCATGTCGAGCAGGCGGCGCTTGCGGGTGCGCATCTCGGCCTGGCCGCGGAACAGCAGGCGGTCGAGTTCGTTCCATACCCCCCGGCCTTGCGCCGGTTCCAGGCGCTGGCGGGCGGTCAGCCGCAGCAGCACCTTGCGCAGGCGCCAGTAGTGCCACACGACCACGCCCAGCGCCGCCACGGTCACGATCGGCCACACGTGGCCGACCAGCAGGCCCACGACCACGGCCAGCGCCAGGATCAGCGCCAGCTGGCCGAGCGTCTTGAACCAGGCGGAACGGATGTCGTGGGGCATGGGGCGATTGTAGGCAGATGTGTATGACAGGAGGGATGGGGCTGCAGGGGCGTGATGGGTAAAGGGATTGGAAGAGGGTCAGCCTGGGCGCGATGTGCCGTGCGGGCAGTGGTCCGTCGTCATCCCGGTGAAGGCCGGGATCCTTGTTTTCGCTTTTGGCGCTGCTTGCGTCATTCCAGAGCAGGAACAACGGCGAGCGCCAAATGGCTCCCAGCCTTCGCTGGGACGACGGAAGCGGGACGGCGGGTCTTCCTCACATCCCCACGTCGATGGGCGAAGGTGCATTCACACCGGATGTCCGGACCTGCCGGAATCCTCACATCGAGGCCGAGAAGCGGTAGCCGGAACCGCGCACGGTCTGCACCATGTTCTCCAGGCCATGCGGTTCCAGGGTCTTGCGCAGGCGCCGGATATGCACGTCGACCGTGCGTTCCTCGACGTACACGCTGCCACCCCAGACATGGTCCAGCAGCTGCGTGCGCGAATAGACGCGCTCGGGGTGGGTCATGAAGAAGTGCAGCAGGCGGTATTCGGTGGGGCCGATGGCGACCGGCGTGTCGCCGGCGAACACGCGGTGGGCGGCACCGTCGATGCGCAGCTTGCCGACCGCGACGCTGCCGTCTTCGTCGTCGTCGCGCGAGCGGCGCATCACCGCGCGGATCCGGGCCAGCAGCTCGCGCGCGGAGAACGGCTTGACCACGTAATCGTCGACGCCGGCTTCCAGGCCGCCGACGCGATCGTTCTCTTCGCCGCGGGCGGTCAGCATGATGATGGGCACGTCGCGGGTCATCGCGTCCTTGCGCCAGCGGCGGGCCAGTTCCAGCCCGCTGGTGCCGGGCAGCATCCAGTCCAGCAGGATCAGGTCCGGCACG encodes the following:
- the ppk1 gene encoding polyphosphate kinase 1, coding for MNAALDTTPAPATGEDALRDPALYLNRELSQLDFNFRVLAQAQDPSVPLLERLRFLCISCTNLDEFFEIRAATVRHALDFGLPPGADGMSPATVLNKIHDRAAELVDAQYKCWNDVLRPGLAEAGVRVFGRDSWNARQKRWLRAYFRNEIMPVLSPLGLDPAHPFPKILNKSLNIVVVLKGKDAFGRAGHLAIVRAPRSLPRIIHLPQRVSGGENDFVLLSSVLSVFVDELFPGMEVKGSYQFRVTRNSEVVVDEEEVENLALALRDELVGRGYRPAVRLEIAHDCPKPIVRQLLQNFALPEHAVYPINGPVNLNRVIQVYDLVQRPELKYPAFTPRTLRDSDAIFEKVADGDVLLHHPFDSFAAVLEVVKQAAVDPDVLAIKQTLYRTGKDSALVEALVQAARNGKDVTVVVELRARFDEDANLGVADKLQEAGAQVVYGVVGYKTHAKMLLIVRREGRKLRRYVHLGTGNYHSGTARAYTDIGLLTSDPDIGTDVHLLFQQLSGLAPTTKLKRLLQSPFTLHPGLIKKIEREARLAKAGKPARIIAKINAINEPRIIRALYAASQAGVRIDLIVRGACALRPGVPGISDNIRVRSIVGRFLEHSRIYWFGNDGAPELYCASADWLERNLLHRVETCFPILDKELAARVFKDGLQNYLDDNCNAWELQADGSYVKLTPGDEAPHSAQGTLLAKV
- a CDS encoding EAL domain-containing protein encodes the protein MIDRGVPEAALTDAWLEGGPGAIAIGRNVDRLLDAVRRHLDMDVAFVSEFHGSHRVFRHVATRLDRAPILPGDSSPLDEGYCMRVVEGSIPQLIPDTAAIPLLERVPETRDLPIGAHISVPIQLRDGRIYGTFCCFSLSPNLSLGQRDLHMMRAFADLLAYQIDGDLHAVQEHEEKVERITSVLELGQPHMVYQPIYRSSERRIIGVECLSRFDLEPRRPPDVWFAEASEIGLGVRLELNAILSALDGLRDVQGDFYVALNVSPQTVISGGIDGYIDDLDPHRVVLEITEHSLVDDYTLLNERLAPLREAGVRVAVDDAGAGYASMRHVLAIHPDIIKLDLTLTRGIDTDSPRRALAAALIEFARQTQSRVVAEGVETASELAALQALGVDDVQGYYLARPLEVEALSQKLIAERQRN
- the phoR gene encoding phosphate regulon sensor histidine kinase PhoR, producing MPHDIRSAWFKTLGQLALILALAVVVGLLVGHVWPIVTVAALGVVVWHYWRLRKVLLRLTARQRLEPAQGRGVWNELDRLLFRGQAEMRTRKRRLLDMLRAYRAAAAALPDAVVVVERNSQRVQWFNKAATSLLGLQYPADIGAPVGDRLQPLPMSHWLAAGRNAEPMLDAASPVDPNLRLNLRLIPYSDEYWLLVARDVSKMLRLEQMRRDFVANVSHELRTPLTVVHGYLDMLEPTEYPDWAPMLAEMQKQSQRMTQLVEDLLTLSRLEAQDSLPDENVAMAPMLATLRREAEALSQRRHTIVMQDEANVDLSGSNKELHSAFSNLVSNAVRYTPVGGTITVRFAREGDGAVLSVRDTGYGIPTSHLPRITERFYRVSTSRSRESGGTGLGLSIVKHVLNLHQARLEIESEVGQGSLFSIHFGAERVEPRLDAPTPIITDSQTA
- the ppx gene encoding exopolyphosphatase, yielding MAPLTSSTSPPLQDGDLLAAIDLGSNSFHMVVARSLLGQLRVVDRLRETVRMADGLDGKGGLSAAARQRALDCLSRFGQRIRDIPAARVRALATNTVRQLRDPQDFLVAAEAALGKPIEVVSGREEARLIYLGVAHAQPPKSSQRRLVIDIGGGSTEFIIGRGFETLERESLQAGCIASTRRFFPGGKLSRKRWKEALTEIGAEFQQFAGLYRNLGWQEAIGSSGTNKAIGDICAAMKLTKGAVTAEALPQVRDKLLQADRIEDIDLPGLSSDRRPIIAGGVLVLEAAFEALGLQRLMVSKAAMREGILFDMLGRGSDNDPRDLSTAALMQRYGIDEFQAARVEATAMRLFEQVEQSWSLDDDDARMLGWAARLHEIGLAIAHSQYHVHGAYLLEHSDIEGFSRQEQQVLSALVRTHRRGVPKMAFDALPDRLLLSAKRKAALLRLAVLLHRSHDAEAIPRLDLTANGDRLDLVVSKKWIDARPLLRSDLVGEPEDMQGLGVAFKPFVA